The following nucleotide sequence is from Acidobacteriota bacterium.
CAGCAGGAATAGCGCGAACGCCTCGCGTCCCCGCGCCGTGGCCACCACCAGCGCGGTGCCAAATTCCGTGGCGGAGTCGTTCACCTTGGCGCCGCTCTCCAGCAACAGGCGCGCCGTATTGATATTTCCCTGTTGCCCCGCGAACAACAGCGCGGTGAATCCACTCTTCGAACGTGCATGAACATCCGCCCCGCCACGAAGTAAGGCGCGCGCCACATCAAAATGATTCTGCTCGACGGCCCACATCAGCGCCGTCTGCCCGCGCCGGGATTCATTGGCGTTGGGATCGGCTTTGCGCGCAAGTAGTTCTTCCACGATGCGCGCATTACCCGCCCGCGCCGCCGTCATCAACGCGCTCTCGCCGGACTTCTGCATGGCATTGGGATTCGCTCCCGCCTGCAACAGCAGCGCCGCCATCTCCGCATTGCCATTCAGGCAAGCCAGCGCCAGCGGAGTTACACCGTAAGAGTTCGCCGCATTCACCTGCGCGCGCGCCCGCACCAGCAGGCTGGCGGCAACGAGATCATTCCACTGCGCGGCCCAGTGCAGAGCGGTCGCGCCGTCCGGCTGCGCGGCGTTGACGTCCACTCCCTCTTTCACGAGCGCGGCAATTGCGGCAGGTTCCTGCTTCTGCGCGGCCTCCACCAAACGCAGGTCCGCCGCAAACAAAGTTGTCTGCATTGAGGCCAGCAAGGCAGGCACGCAAACCATCTTTATGCCGGTTGATGAAATTCGCAGATTCATACTGGCACCTATACGCCTTCGAGCAAGTCCAACTTACCCGTGCTATCCCCAAGATGGTCCATGGGGATACCCATCTTATCGAGCATCGCCAGAAACAAATTCGTGGCCGGAGTGTCCTGCGGGAATCGCAGGTGCCGCCCGCCACGCAATTTATCCGCGCCCGGCCGACCTGCTCCGCCGCCCAGTAGCAGGATCGGCAGATTGTTGTGAACATGCAGATTCCCGTCGCTCAACGCCCCGCCATACACAATCATGGAGTGATCGAGCAGAGTTCCATCGCCATCCGGCGTAGCCTTGAGCTTGCCGATGAAATACGCCAGACACTTCACGTGCAGCAGGTCAATCTGCTGGACTTTGGCGATCTTCACCGGATCATACTGATGATGCGACAGCGAGTGATAGGCCTCCGCGTAGCCGAGTTCCTTGTAGCTGCGCGTGTTCTGTTCGCGACCCATCATGAAGGTGATCATGCGCGTCATGTCCGTCTGCCAGGCCAGCACCTGCAGATCAAACATCAGCTTCACGTGCTCGCTGAATACCGATGGCACGCCGGCGGGACGCTCGAAGCTGGGCAACTCGCGCGACGATTGTTGCTCAGCCACTGCGATGCGCCGCTCGATGTCGCGCACCGATTCCAGATACTCACTCAGCTTAGCGCGGTCCGTTGGTCCCAGTCCCGGCAGCAGGCGACGCACATCATCGGCGACCAGGTCCAGAATGCTGCGCTGCTTTTCAAGCTGCGCGCGACGCTCGGTAGAATCCGTGGTGGCCGCGTCGCCGAACAGCCGCTCGAAGACGCGCCGCGGGCGATTCTCCATCGGCACGGGGGTCGTCGCCGTGCGCCAGCTCAACGTATTCGAGTAAGCGCAGCTATAGCCGCTGTCGCAGGTGCCGATCACGTCGGTGGAATCGACGGCGACTTCCAGCGACGCGAGCTGTGTCTGGTTGCCCATGTGCCGCGCAACAATTTGGTCGACGGAGATTCCCGCGCGCAGGTCCGCGCCTTCGGTCTTGTGCGGATGCACGCCTGTCAGGAAGACCGCGCTGGCGCGCGCGTGCTCGCCGGCTCCTTCGCCTTCAATGGCCTTGCCGTTGTTGTGCGCCAGTCCGGTCAGCACCTGGAGCTGATCGCGGTAGGGAGCCAGCGGCGTCAGCGCGGAGGTGATCTCGAACGACGCGCCCTCTGTCTTCGGAGTCCAGGCATCCATGATGACGCCGTTCGGCACGTAGACAAACCCCAGCCGTTGCGCCGCCGGACGCTCCGCGGCGCGGGCCAAGGCGGGCACCATCGAGTCCAACAAAGGCAGGGCGATGGATGCCCCCACTCCGCGCAGGAAGGTGCGGCGCGGAATGGATTTCTTAAAGAGGATATTGGCGCGTGCCTTCGATTTAGTCATGGATTCCCTCATGGATTTAATGGCCTCCGCATCTGGAAGGGCGTACTCTCAACAATTCCCAAAATGATATCCGACCACTTGAGTTTTTCCGGCGCGGCGCGGCGCAGAATCTGCCGCACGGTGGGCTGGTCGTAGTATTCAACGCCACGGCCCAGAGCGTAGGTGAGCAACTTCGATGTCGCCGTTGTGAGAAACTCCCGCTGGCTGTCCAGCAGCACCCCGCGCAGTCCCGAGGGTCCCACGAATTTCGTGCCGCCAGGGATAACTCCAGACGCGTCCACCGGAATGTTGTCCGCGCCGCTGGTGGTTCTCCACCGACCGACCGCATCGAAATTTTCCAGCGCGAACCCGAGTGGGTCCATTCGCTGATGGCAGGTCGCGCAGGCCGGATTGGCGCGATGCCGCTCCATCGCCTGCCGCATGGAAAGTATCTTGCCCTCCGTGTTGCGATCTTGCAGGGCCGGGACGTTGGGAGGAGGCGGGGGCGGGGGCGCGCCGAGCAGAGTCTCCAGAACCCACTTGCCGCGCAGCACGGGCGAGGTGCGGTCCGCGTAACTGGTTACGGTGAGAATGCTGCCCTTGCCGAGCAAGCCGTGCCGCTGCGAATCAGCCAGCTCCACGCGCCGAAAGTGACTACCGTAAACGTCCGCGATGCCGTAATGCCGCGCCAGCCGCTCGTTCAGGAAAGTATAGTTGGCGTCCAGTAAGTTTAGAATACCGCGGTCCTGACGGATGTTTTCCGCAACAAACAATTCGGTTTCCTGCTGGAGCGCTGCGCGGAGGTTCTCATCGAAATCAGGAAACTCGCCGAGGTCAGGCTGCACGCTTTTTATGTTGCGCAGATACAGCCACTGCCCGGCAAAATTCTCAACCAGCGCACGCGCCCGGGCATCGGCCAGCATTCGTTGAACTTGCTTGAGCAACTCGGCCGGCTGATGCAATTGCCCACGCTCCGCCGCGCCGAGCAGCTCATCGTCGGGGAGGCTCGACCACAGGAAAAACGACAGCCGCGCCGCCAGTTCCAGATCGCTGATTCTGAATGCCGCGCTGCTCGCCACACCCGCAGGGTCGCGCTCGATGCGAAACAGAAACTCGGGCGAGACCAATATGCGCGTCAGCGCCATCTCGATCCCGCTCTCGAAGCGCGCGCCCACGCGGCCCTGGCGAAAGGGGATGAGCAGCGTCTCACGATCCTGGTCGTTGATCGGACGGCGGAAGGCGCGCCGGGCAACGCGGGAGAGAATGGCCCACGCGCACGTTTCCTCTGCTTCCTTTGCTTCCTTGCCGTCGCAGATCAGCAATCTCTTGGCCACGGAATTGTCCGTGACCGCCGCGGCGCCCGCGCGCAAATTCACCGGTCCATCGATGACCACGCTGCCGATGCCCGGTTCGAGATCATCGCGATTGGCGATCAGCGGCGGCAACAGCGCTTCGTCCTCCCAAGTCTCGCGCTGGAAGGATACTCCCACCAGATGAGTCCCGGCGGATACACTCACTTTGACCTGGAAATCCGCGTCGGCGGGTTTCTCCGCGCTGGCTGGCGCATCCTGATTCGCGGCTGGACTGGTGGGCGCGGTGGGATCGAGCCGCAGAGTGGTGTCGTAGCGCGAGGCGCGTTTGCCCTCTCCGCCCACAGTGGTCTGTGCAACCCGCGCACCGTTCAGCCAGATGTCCAGGTCATGCGCCTCGGCGATGCCCAGAATGCGCGAGCCTTCATAGGTGGTCTTCAGGCGGACATTGATCCAGTAATCACCCGCCACGGGGAAGTAATGGCGAACCGCAATTCCGCCGCGCGATCCGAAGGGCAGGGCCTCGCTGACTCGGTCATTCTGACTGAGAAAACGAGGAACGTCGTAGATGACCTGCTCGGCGCGTGGCGGGATCGCGCCCATCGCCAGCCGGCTCACCTGACGCGCGGCGGAGAAATAATTTTCGAGCAACAGCGGCGAGACCGACAGGACATCACCGATATTGTCGAACCCATATCCGGAGTCATCGGCGGGAAGTGAGGAGCGCAGGTCAATAGCGTCCACGTCCAGATCAAGCAGGTCGCGGACCGAGTTGACGTACTCGGCGCGATTCAGCCGGTGCAACGCAGGCTGGCCGGGATTGAGGGCGGCGGCGGCGGCGCGGTCGAGCGCCGATTCCAGATAATTCGTCAGTGCTGTGAGGGTGGGAGCAGGCGGGCGCGGCGCGCCCGGCGGCGGCATCTCGCCGCTACGCAATTTGCGTAGCACTCGCTCGCCCACATCGGCGTGCGAGGAAACATGATTCCAGTCAACACCCTCCAGCACCAGGCCGGCGGTTTTTAGTCGTTGGTTATGGCAGGAGACGCAATATTGATTGACCACCGCAGTCGGCGCGGCCAGCGCGGCGGCATCCTGTGCAATAGCGTTCACCGCGCAGGCGACGGCCATTGCCGAGACAAACAGGATTCGCGCTGTGATGCGAGAATGTTTCACGACTACCTCGTCAGACGTTTTCCAGCTTCATTCCATCAAAATGCTTCCAGCATGGGCCATCAGAACGCTTCCGGCATGTGGTAGATGCGAATCCCGCGGCCGCCGCTCATGATGATTTCCTTCGCCGCCGGATTGATGTCAAACACGCCGCTGCCATCTTCGAGCCGGTAGACCGGCGCGATGTCGCCGCAGTCGCCGTAATTCCAAACGGCGGTGTAGGCACGCTGGCGTCCAGGATGCCCTTTGGGAACGCGCTGTGCGCCCCCACCAAAGATTATCTTCTTCGCCGGGGAATAGAGCAAGGCCTTCGAGAGTGTAAAGCCTTCTCCGCCGCCCAGCCCGGTTTTCGGCCCGCTGATCACGCAGCGCGGCGTTACATCGCCTTGATCGGTGCGGTTGAAAATCATGATTCCCTGCGAGGCCACCACGGCCATCAGGTTGTTGACGGGGTCAATGGTCACGCGGCGGGGGAAGCGCATTCCGGTCTTCGGCCCGTGCAGGATGCGCACCGGGGCAATGTTTCCGTTGCCGCGGCTGGGGAATACCAGGATGGAGTCACTCCCCTCCTGAGTCACATACAACTCACTATTCACAGTGTCAATGGAGACATTGTCCGTATCCATGCTGCCGCCAAACATGGTCCGGGGACCCTGAATCACGCGCAATGGTTTCTCGTCACCCGAGGCGTTGGCGCGGAATATCAGCAGGGCGTGAGCAAAGGGGTTAGGCACCACGATTTCATCATGCACCGTGTCGATGGCAATTTCATGCGTGGTGCGCGCCATGTGCGTGTTCTGGCCTTCCATGGTCCGCAGCGGATTCACATTGCCTTTCGCCGAACCGGCGAAGATCGAGATGCGCGGATGACTCACTCAGTTGGGAACGAGTATCTCGTCGCGCTTGGGGTTATACGCCACCGTACCCGGCGAGCCGAACCCGGAGCGGGGAGAGCCCTTCGGCGCGCTGCGAATCACACGCGACGGCACGACATTACCGGCAGCCGTGCGCGGATAGACCGTCGCGGTATGGTTGTCCCAGTTGGACACCCAAAGTTCATTGCGCTTTTGATCGAGCACCACACTCGTTGGCCCGTCAATCTCCGTCCTGTCTCCGCCCAGTGTGCGCGCGGGCGCCACGTCGCCGTTCGCCTCCACGGGAAAGAACAATACGCGGTCATCACCGGCGTTGGCCACCATGAGTTGCCGGGTCTTGGCGTCGTAGAAAATTCCCATCGGCAGATTCAAACCCGTCTTCGCACCCTGAATCACGCGCAGCGGCGCGATGTCGCCATTGGCTTTTCTGTTATAGACACTTATGGACGGAGGCAGGAATTTGCCTGACGATGGCCCCAGATTGCGGACCAGATCAAAGTAGGATTTGCGCTTCCCCTTCAGCTCCGGCGGCACCGAGCCTTCCTGCAGAAACACTTCATTCGGCTGCGTCTCGTGCCAGTGGCCATGATTGACGACGTAGACTTCGTTGCGGGCTTCGTCCACGTAGATGCCATGCGGATCGGCAAGTTGCGTCTTCGGCCCCTGGATGAAGCGCACCGCGTCGTCTTCCATCTGCGCCATGCGGTTATAGACGGCCACGCGGTTGACGTGCTCGATGGTGACAAACAGTTCATCGACCGGCCGGTCCAGAAAAATTCCCCACGCGCCATGGGAAGTAGGCAGCCAACGTATGGCTTCCATGTCACCATTGCCGTTGAGTGGAAACACGCCCAACTCACTGTTGCCCTCGCCACTCACTTTATAAATCTCGCCGAACTCGGGCGAAATAGCGATGCCGCAGATGTCGCCCAGATCGGCCTTGGGCCCGGCGATCATGCGCAGCGGCTCACTGACGCGCTCGGAGCGTTCCGCGGGAAAATCGGCTCGATAGGCCTCGATGCTCTGGCCCTTGCGTTCATTGTCGTTGCTGAGGAACAGCTCGCCCTTCTCTTCATCAATGGCCATGCCGCTGAAATTGGAGTAAGGGTCTTCTTCGATCACGCGCACGGGATCGCGTTTGATGATGGTGGTGCGCCGCCCAGTGTTTGCAGCAGCGGGGCGCGGCGGATTCTGCGCCAGACTCACGCCCGCCGCGACTGCGATCACGCAATATAGAATTAGTTGGGATTTACTGGACACCAGAACCTCCTTGGGGGCCCTCCCCCTCAGGGCGAGGGGAAAGAGAGTCACCCGGTGCTGCTTTGACTTTACAACTTGCCGCGGTTACACATCCAGCGAAAAGCCCGCGCCATCCCGAGATACGGGATGACACGGCTACCAATGCGGTAATGTCTTTGCTCTGGTAGCCGCGTCAAACTGTATTTTTGGCGCGGGATTTTCCTAAAAGGTATAGCGCAGGTTGAACTGCATCTGGCGCGCCGAGCTGGACAGCTCCTGAATGACTCCCGCGTTGCCGGCATGGTTCAGGCGCGCGGTATTGCCACCCTGCGCGGGTTGCGCGCCGCTGAAGACGGTGCGATTCGGCAGGCCGAAATTGGTGCGGTTCAGCAGATTGAACCACTCCATGCGATAGGTGAGCGTGTGGCCTTCCAGGATGCGGAAGTTTTTCACCAGCGAGAAATTTACGTTGGCGCGGCCCGGGCCAATCAGCGTGTTGCGCCCCAGGCCGCCGTAGAAACCGGCGAGTGGATCGCTGAACGCGCAGGGATCGAAGTAGCGAGTCTCCGGTCCCAGCTTTTCTCCGGCCTTTATAACCGGAACCACGGCGCCTGCCGCAACCGCGGCGACGCCGCAACTGCCTGTGACTCCCGCGATGGGATTGTTGCTGTCGCCCGCCTGATTCGGACGATCCGGCGCGCCGGAGTTTCCGTCATTCGAGCGGTTCGATCCGATCAGCACGGTAAACGGATTGCCCGTCGCGGCGGAGAAGATGCCGCTGGCCTCCCAGCCATTCAGAATTGTTGAGGCCACGCCGCTCATCGGGAACGTAGGCACTCGATACGTTCCGTTGATGGCCAGCGCGTGGCGCTGATGCTGCGAGGCGAGACTGCGGTCGCCGCCGCGATCAAACGGGATGAGCGTAGAGTCCGGCGTGTTGGCGGTCAGCGCGGCCTGCCACGCGCCGGAGTCGGTGATGGCGCTCGAATAGGTGTAGCTGGCCTGCAGGTTGAGGTTCTGCGACTGGCGCTTGTTGAACTGGACTTGCAGAGAATCGTAATTCTGTTGCGCGTCGGTCTGCACCACGCGGATGGCGCCGAACGCCGGGTTGTAGCGCGGCGCGGCGGCCAGCGGCGAATATTGTGGACGACCGTCGGCGCCGAAAGTCGGGATGCGCGTGTTCAAGCTGGTTTGGCGCACCCAGTGCACGCCGCGCGATCCGCCGTAGCCCACGGCCAGCACCATGCCCGGGCCAACCTGCTGCTCGGCGGTCAGGTTGAATTGATAGACAGTCGGCGTCTGCGGCTTCGGTCCCCACACGCGCAGGTCAATCGAGCCCGCCGGCGGATTGGTGATGTTGGCCTTGGGGAAGCCCGTGATCGGCGTTGGGTTGTTGATGCTCAAATTGGTGATCAGCCCGGAGCGCGAGTAGAGCGAATAGAATCTGCCGCTCGAAAATTGATTGTGATAGATGCCTGCGCCGCCGCGCAGCACGGTCTTGCCCGACTCGCCGAACGGCGTCCATGCGAAACCGAAGCGTGGAGCGAAGTTCTTCAGCGAAGGATTCTCGAGCCATCCCGGCCCGCGGGTAACCGCGGTGTCGCGCAGAAGATCCACAATGGTGGCCTGATTGCCGTGAACTTCCGTGGGAACGGAAACAAATTCATAGCGCAATCCGAAATTGAAGTTGAGATGATTGGTGGCTTTCACGTCATCCTGCAGATACACCGCGGTCATCCACTGGCGCAGCCCCTGCACGGGGTCCGAATCAAGCGATTGCGCCTCGAACCGTGTCGGAATCCCTTGCAGGAACCCGGTGACGCTGCCAAAGGTGTATCGGCTCTGCGAAGAGTAAACGTAATTGTTGTTCTGCTGGCGCTGCAGGTTGAAGCCCATGCGCAGCGAGTGCGCGCCGGTGTGGTAATCCACCGCATCGGAAATCTCCCAGACATTCTGGATGAATCCCGAGGGCGCGGCGTTCTGATGGCCCAAATTGCCGATGGTGGCGTCCTGTCCGCCGGTAACCGTAAAGGAGAGGTTCCAATCACGGCCGGGCACAAAGGCCAGCGCGGCGTCGTCCGGCTGCGCGGCATTATTCAGAAGCGGGTTGGTGCGGTTGAATGACACGCGGAAGACATTCAGAAAATTGCTGGTGGCAATGGTCTTCCACTCGAGCGTGGAGAACGTATTACGCGAGGTGAGCAACGCCAGATAGGGATCAAACGTTGCCACGCTGCTGGCTTCGGTGTCGTCAATTGTCATCCGGCCGAACAGGTAATGCTTGTTGGAAAACTGATGGTCGATGCGCAGACTGCCGTAGTCCTCGCGCGTGGGGTTCGATCCCGCCGAGGAATACTCCGCCGTGCCGTCGCCATAGTCACGCCCGTTCGGCAAGGGATAGTGATCCAGATACGGACGGACCGAGGGCGCCACGCCGACGTTTGCGGCTCCCACCAGCCCGCGATGCGCGCCTTCGCTGGGCACAGTGCGGAAATTCAGGCTCTGCAGTCGTTCGCGCAATCCTTCGTAAGCGGTGAAGAAAAATGTGCGGTCGCGGATCACCGGTCCGCCCACCGTGCCGCCAAATTGATTGCGCCGAAATGGCGGAAGGTCTTTGCCTGCCTTGTTGTCCAGATAACTGGGCGAGTCGAAGATATCGTTGCGCAGAAATTCAAAGGCGCTGCCGTGGAAGACATTCGCTCCGGAGCGCGTAACGGCGCTGATGACGCCGCCGGCGGTGCGGCCGTATTCGGCGGAGTAGTTGCGCGTGTATACGCGGAACTCGAGGATGGCATCCACGCCGAGGTTGTTGCCCGCCACGCTCCCCGGCGTGTTGCCGGCGTGGTCGCGGATGTCGGTGCCGTCGAGCAGAAACGAGACGAAGTCGCCCGGCGTGCCGCCCACCGACATGCGCCCGCCCGCGCCGGTTACGACTTTAGCGATGGTGCCGGTGCTGGAATTTGTGTATTGCACGACGCCGGGTTGCAGATAAGCCAGCGCATCATAGCTGCGCCCATTGAGCGGCAGCTCGCGAATCGCCTTGTCGCCCACCAGGCCGGAAAGTTCCGCGGTGGTAGTCTGCACTAGCGGCACTTCGG
It contains:
- a CDS encoding DUF1552 domain-containing protein yields the protein MTKSKARANILFKKSIPRRTFLRGVGASIALPLLDSMVPALARAAERPAAQRLGFVYVPNGVIMDAWTPKTEGASFEITSALTPLAPYRDQLQVLTGLAHNNGKAIEGEGAGEHARASAVFLTGVHPHKTEGADLRAGISVDQIVARHMGNQTQLASLEVAVDSTDVIGTCDSGYSCAYSNTLSWRTATTPVPMENRPRRVFERLFGDAATTDSTERRAQLEKQRSILDLVADDVRRLLPGLGPTDRAKLSEYLESVRDIERRIAVAEQQSSRELPSFERPAGVPSVFSEHVKLMFDLQVLAWQTDMTRMITFMMGREQNTRSYKELGYAEAYHSLSHHQYDPVKIAKVQQIDLLHVKCLAYFIGKLKATPDGDGTLLDHSMIVYGGALSDGNLHVHNNLPILLLGGGAGRPGADKLRGGRHLRFPQDTPATNLFLAMLDKMGIPMDHLGDSTGKLDLLEGV
- a CDS encoding DUF1592 domain-containing protein; the protein is MKHSRITARILFVSAMAVACAVNAIAQDAAALAAPTAVVNQYCVSCHNQRLKTAGLVLEGVDWNHVSSHADVGERVLRKLRSGEMPPPGAPRPPAPTLTALTNYLESALDRAAAAALNPGQPALHRLNRAEYVNSVRDLLDLDVDAIDLRSSLPADDSGYGFDNIGDVLSVSPLLLENYFSAARQVSRLAMGAIPPRAEQVIYDVPRFLSQNDRVSEALPFGSRGGIAVRHYFPVAGDYWINVRLKTTYEGSRILGIAEAHDLDIWLNGARVAQTTVGGEGKRASRYDTTLRLDPTAPTSPAANQDAPASAEKPADADFQVKVSVSAGTHLVGVSFQRETWEDEALLPPLIANRDDLEPGIGSVVIDGPVNLRAGAAAVTDNSVAKRLLICDGKEAKEAEETCAWAILSRVARRAFRRPINDQDRETLLIPFRQGRVGARFESGIEMALTRILVSPEFLFRIERDPAGVASSAAFRISDLELAARLSFFLWSSLPDDELLGAAERGQLHQPAELLKQVQRMLADARARALVENFAGQWLYLRNIKSVQPDLGEFPDFDENLRAALQQETELFVAENIRQDRGILNLLDANYTFLNERLARHYGIADVYGSHFRRVELADSQRHGLLGKGSILTVTSYADRTSPVLRGKWVLETLLGAPPPPPPPNVPALQDRNTEGKILSMRQAMERHRANPACATCHQRMDPLGFALENFDAVGRWRTTSGADNIPVDASGVIPGGTKFVGPSGLRGVLLDSQREFLTTATSKLLTYALGRGVEYYDQPTVRQILRRAAPEKLKWSDIILGIVESTPFQMRRPLNP
- a CDS encoding TonB-dependent receptor; translated protein: MLYFRQHVGVLTLVLCVGVAPLLAQGPLGTISGTVRDSSGAVLPGAGVQVKQQETGRVRSSVADSAGRFRLAALEPGAYSVQAGAAGFRTAVRENVALSVGSEIVVDLALEVGQVTESVNVIAEVPLVQTTTAELSGLVGDKAIRELPLNGRSYDALAYLQPGVVQYTNSSTGTIAKVVTGAGGRMSVGGTPGDFVSFLLDGTDIRDHAGNTPGSVAGNNLGVDAILEFRVYTRNYSAEYGRTAGGVISAVTRSGANVFHGSAFEFLRNDIFDSPSYLDNKAGKDLPPFRRNQFGGTVGGPVIRDRTFFFTAYEGLRERLQSLNFRTVPSEGAHRGLVGAANVGVAPSVRPYLDHYPLPNGRDYGDGTAEYSSAGSNPTREDYGSLRIDHQFSNKHYLFGRMTIDDTEASSVATFDPYLALLTSRNTFSTLEWKTIATSNFLNVFRVSFNRTNPLLNNAAQPDDAALAFVPGRDWNLSFTVTGGQDATIGNLGHQNAAPSGFIQNVWEISDAVDYHTGAHSLRMGFNLQRQQNNNYVYSSQSRYTFGSVTGFLQGIPTRFEAQSLDSDPVQGLRQWMTAVYLQDDVKATNHLNFNFGLRYEFVSVPTEVHGNQATIVDLLRDTAVTRGPGWLENPSLKNFAPRFGFAWTPFGESGKTVLRGGAGIYHNQFSSGRFYSLYSRSGLITNLSINNPTPITGFPKANITNPPAGSIDLRVWGPKPQTPTVYQFNLTAEQQVGPGMVLAVGYGGSRGVHWVRQTSLNTRIPTFGADGRPQYSPLAAAPRYNPAFGAIRVVQTDAQQNYDSLQVQFNKRQSQNLNLQASYTYSSAITDSGAWQAALTANTPDSTLIPFDRGGDRSLASQHQRHALAINGTYRVPTFPMSGVASTILNGWEASGIFSAATGNPFTVLIGSNRSNDGNSGAPDRPNQAGDSNNPIAGVTGSCGVAAVAAGAVVPVIKAGEKLGPETRYFDPCAFSDPLAGFYGGLGRNTLIGPGRANVNFSLVKNFRILEGHTLTYRMEWFNLLNRTNFGLPNRTVFSGAQPAQGGNTARLNHAGNAGVIQELSSSARQMQFNLRYTF